A part of Miscanthus floridulus cultivar M001 unplaced genomic scaffold, ASM1932011v1 os_1244, whole genome shotgun sequence genomic DNA contains:
- the LOC136533827 gene encoding uncharacterized protein, which produces MIHEARLQAHVDYYRSIKKEPLNKTSARKVALTKEQYLQVPASWCMSHRSAWSRIMDRYLDPAYIAKHDQGKRKRALRTSATHHQGSHNLPAFKRALEVAHPDVPVSEFGAWAVSHMGPVKSSVVFNPDATAQAYSDHVEAVRALHGSDHNLSTEPLETEVIVRLGQGRKHERLWIADGADSSSSAPSVSDVRARSTARSLPIRARPTPILSRVDELQPKLAETRETQAHLTAELEATKKQMADMYQIMQTIGQASGVQVQLPAPARHFTPPLSAGSNNPATVSPAATRVRGATPAVSVAAVGMLNFVMLNL; this is translated from the exons atgattcacgaggcgcgactccaggcccacgtcgactactacaggtccatcaagaaagagcccctcAACAAAACCAGCGCAAGAAAGGTGGCGCTGACTAAGGAGCAGTACCTTcag gtgccggcctcgtggtgcatgtcgcataGATCGGCATGGTCGAGGATCATGGACAGGTACCTTGACCCGGCGTACATCGCAAAGCACGATCAAGGCAAGCGGAAGCGGGCACTGAGGACCAGTGcaactcaccaccaaggcagccacaacctccccgcattcaagcgggcactt gaggtggcacacccggacgtgccagtgtcggagtttggggcatgggctgtgtcccacatgggcccggtgaaatccagtgtcgtcttcaacccggatgccactgcccaggcttactctgaccacgtggaggcggttagggcgctccatggctcagatcacaatctgagcactgagccccttgagacagaggtgatcgtgaggctagggcaaggcaggaagcacgagcggttgtggattgcagacggcgccgactcctcgagctctgcaccctctgtctccgacgtgagggcacggagcacggccagaagccttcccatacgtgcacggcctactccaatactgtcgcgggtcgacgaacttcag CCCAagctggcagagacaagggagacgcaagcgcacctgaccgcagagctggaggccacgaagaagcagatggcggacatgtatcagatcatgcaaaccatcgggcaagcatcgggtgtccaagtgcagttgccagctccagctcgacacttcactcct cctctgtcggcgggttcaaacaatcccgctaccgTGTCACCGGCGGCTACTCGCGTCcggggggccacacctgcagtctccgtcgccgcagtagggatgttgaactttgtgatgttgaacttgtaa